The Flexivirga aerilata sequence GCCGGCATCGCCGACGGGTGGCTCGTGCCGGATCGCATCAACACCGCGGCCGCGCATCGCCGCCGCGGGCTCGGGCGGGCGTTGATGACCGGTCTGGAGCAGGCGGGTGTGCTGGGCGGTGCGCGACGCGCCGTGCTGAGCGCGACCGCCGATGGGCGCGAGCTCTACCGGGCGCTCGGCTGGCAGGAGGTCGGTCCGCTCGTCGCGTCGTACTATCGGGGCCATGGCTGAAAACCACTCGTATCCGGTGCGATTGAGCTGGTCCGGGTCGACTGGCGTGGGGTATGACGAATACGGCCGCGCGCACGAGGTCGCCCCGGGCGATCTGCCTCCCTTCCCGATGTCGTCCGACCCGCACTTCCGCGGCGACCCCTCACTGGTCAACCCGGAGCAGTTGCTGGTGATGTCCGCGAGCAGCTGCCAGCTGCTGTCGTTTCTCGCCGTCGCGGCCCGCTCGCGGTTGGACGTGCTCGACTACGTCGACAACGCCGAAGGGTTGATGCCTGAGTCGTCAGATCCGATGTGGGTCACCGAGATTCGGCTGCGGCCGACGGTGACACTGGCGCCCGGCAGTCGGCTGGACCGGCTCGAGCGGCTGGTCACGCTCGCGCATCAGCAGTGCTTCATCGCCAACTCGCTGCGCTCCCGGATCACCGTCGATGCCCGGTTCGTCATCGACGGCGCCGAGGTCGCCCGCGTGCAGCTGACGGATTGAGCAGCGCACGCTGATCGAGTAGCCCGACCGGTCACGCTGATCGAGTAGCCCGGAGGATGGGGCTGGTGACGCTGATCGAGTAGCCCGGAGGAGCGAAGCGGGGGAGGGCGTATCGAGATCAAGCCTCAGCGCGCATCGCCATCAACCGGCAGGCCGAGAGCCCGCCACGCGGCGAAACCGCCGATGACGTCGGTGGCGCGCCATACGCCGAGTCGGGCCAGCGCGTCGGCGGCCAGCGACGAGGTGTACCCCTCCTGGCAGAGCACGATGACGCGCAGGTCGGGGTGGGCGAGCGGCAGCCGCGCCTCGTGGCGGGGGTCGAACCGCCATTCGAGCACGTTGCGCTCGACCACCAGTGGCGCCAGCGACGACGCTACCTCGCCCTCGGCGGCACGTTGCGCCTCGGGCCGGATGTCGACCAGCACCGACCGCCGGTGCAGCAGCTCCTGGAACGCGGCGCGCGGGCTGAGCCGGTGCAACCGGCTGCGGGCGTCCGCGAGCTGGTCGTCGATGCCGTCGTAGGTCGGCGCCTTCGACCCCCGGCCCGGGCGCGGATCGTCATAGGGCACGGTCGACGATGCGAAAAGCTCGGACTGCCAGGTGATTTCGTCGGCGAAGGTGCTCACCAGGACTCTCCCTCGGTGTCGACCCCGGTCAGCACGAGCTCTCCCGCGACGAGCGCGTAGCGGCTCATCTCCTGCAGCACCGGGAAGTAGGCGTGCACCGACACCGCCCACTCGTCGGACTCATTGCGGACGTCGTGAATGTGCTTGTCGGTGAAGTGCTTTCCGCGACCGGCGTCCAGCTCGCTGATCGTTTCGTAGCCGTGCCAGGCGTGTTCGCGCAGGCTCCCGCGCACCGTGACGAAGGCGCCGAATGCGGTGCCGTGGTCGTGCCATCCGGTGGAGCTGCCGGGTGGCCAGGCGATCGCCCAGACCTGCACCTGGTCGGCGGTGGTCAGTGCGGTCCACTGCCGCTCGGCGGAGGTCTCGTCATACCCGAAGCGGAGGGCCTCGTCGGTGAAGAGGTGGGCGATGCTGAGCAGTTGGCGTGGGGTGAGTGCGGTGGAGACGGTGTGCGTGAGGGTGGTCATGGCTGCGTAATCCTTCAGTGCTCGTGAGTGGCTGGTGAATTGCTATCTGGCAGAGGTTGTTTCGGCCCGATCGCTGCCCGATTGGCAGGTCAGGCCGACAGACAGCAATGTCGGGCGGCCGGTCGCGACACCCGCATCAAGTCACGTTGCGTGATGGATTGCATAACGAAAAGTTAAGGCAGTCATCATGATCGGCGCAACTGGCGTGTCCGCGATGTGGGCCGGGCAGGCTGTCGTGCCATGCTCGGCCCCATGGCCGATGACGCTCCTGTGACTTTGTTGATCCTCGGTGCCGGTGGCGACCTCACCCACCGGCTGCTGCTGCCCGGGCTCGGCAGCCTGCTGACCGCCGAGCCGAAGCGGAAGGTGCAGATCGTCGGCGCCGACCGCGAGCCGATGACCCCGGCACAGTGGAAGAAGCTGATCGAGAAGGCGTTCGCCGACGTGCCGGTGCCGGCGCGGCCCACCCGGTCGGTGCTGTCGAAGGCGCGCTACGAGCAGACCGACCTGCTCGACCCGGAGCAGCTTGGCCGGCTGATCGGCTCGTGCACGGGGCCGCTCGT is a genomic window containing:
- a CDS encoding cysteine dioxygenase translates to MTTLTHTVSTALTPRQLLSIAHLFTDEALRFGYDETSAERQWTALTTADQVQVWAIAWPPGSSTGWHDHGTAFGAFVTVRGSLREHAWHGYETISELDAGRGKHFTDKHIHDVRNESDEWAVSVHAYFPVLQEMSRYALVAGELVLTGVDTEGESW
- a CDS encoding OsmC family protein yields the protein MAENHSYPVRLSWSGSTGVGYDEYGRAHEVAPGDLPPFPMSSDPHFRGDPSLVNPEQLLVMSASSCQLLSFLAVAARSRLDVLDYVDNAEGLMPESSDPMWVTEIRLRPTVTLAPGSRLDRLERLVTLAHQQCFIANSLRSRITVDARFVIDGAEVARVQLTD
- a CDS encoding rhodanese-like domain-containing protein — encoded protein: MSTFADEITWQSELFASSTVPYDDPRPGRGSKAPTYDGIDDQLADARSRLHRLSPRAAFQELLHRRSVLVDIRPEAQRAAEGEVASSLAPLVVERNVLEWRFDPRHEARLPLAHPDLRVIVLCQEGYTSSLAADALARLGVWRATDVIGGFAAWRALGLPVDGDAR